From Amaranthus tricolor cultivar Red isolate AtriRed21 chromosome 4, ASM2621246v1, whole genome shotgun sequence:
atatatatatatatatatatacatatatacatatatatatatatatatatacatatatacatatatatatatatatacatatatacatatatatatatatatacatatatatatatatatatatacatatacatatatacatatacatatacatatatatatacatatatacatatatatatatacatatatacatatatatatatacatatatacatatatgtatatatgtatatatatatatatatgtatatatgtatatatatatatatgtatatatgtacatatatatatatatatatatatatatatatatatatatatatatgtatatatgtatatatatatacatatatatatatatacatatatatatatatacatatatatatatatatatatatgtgtatgtataaatatatatgtatatatataatttatacatatctttatatatatatatatatatatatatatatatatatatatatatatatatacatttacatatatatatatatatatatatatatatatatagacacatacacatatatatatatagacacatacacacacacacacacacatatatatatatatatatatatatatatatatatatatatatatatatatatatatatatatatatatgtatgtatttatatttatatgtatttataatatgtatttatatttatatgtatatagaatatgtatttatatttatatgtatttatatatatatatatatatatatatatatatatgtatcaatgtatatatatatatatatgtatgtatatatatatatgtgtatatatatatatgtatgtgtatatatatatgtatatgtgtatatatatatgtatatacaaaaGTATTACCGCTCGCGTTTCataaaagttcgatgctaccatacaaaatttttcttgttttggGTAAAATAAGCATTGGACAGTACAAATATTTCTAAGAAATCCCACAAACCACGAGGATAATCTCATTTCTATATTTTGATACTTCGTGCACTTATAGCCATATTGGCTACATCTAATTAGCTCATAAATAACCCAAAAGTTTACATTGGCTCAAAAATGATGAAACCAAGTAGTTGTGTATCACATATTACCAAACTGGGATGTTGAGCCTAAAGAACAGCTGAACCGAGAATGCAAGCCTGAGCGAATGGCTTGCAACCGATCATTCTCATCGCTAATTTGTTTCCTTACGACTTCAATGAATGATCTTTTATTAATCAGCAACGACGAGATCAATTGTGTCAGTTATGTGTAGTTGTCCAACGGTTTCGCGGGTTCATAAGAATATTTTTTGGAACCTTTAACGGTTAACAATTCAGAACCTGTCTGCGACATTTCCGATCTGGACGGTTCTTTCGGGATCGGTTTGGTTCGGGTAACCCACTCCATAACCATCCCAGTATTTGGTAATGCCAAGTCCTTAGAAACACACAAGCTTTCTCTTAGCTCTCATTGTTGTGAAAGGAGCCAGGAAATGCTTTTCAAGGGATCAAGGAAAAATTGTATTGATATTATCATGATCAATTCATGAAACTGAACTGACCAGGAAACTTTTATGGCTACTATTCCCTATTGATTGattctaataaaaatttattggaCCTGACTATTTTACAGTCTACCTTGaaagatcaaaattaaaatgcagTACAAATTGAAAATTTCTAACCTTTAAATAAAAGTATTATATGGGTAACAAGGGTAGATTATTCAGTTGTTGAAAACGACGTCGAATCTCTTTGAATATGAGAGAAAGTAGGCCTTTCCATGTTTATCGAAGGTTGCGTTAGTGGAGTCGCTTGTAacgaagaagaagatgaaggacCGGGGCCTGAAGTATTCAAGCTTGTACCGCTGATTGAACCCTCGGAGGCAATATTTGGCATGGGGGGCTTCTCAATCTCTATTATGCCTTCTAGCATCTGTACAACTTTTCCCATCATTGGTCTTAGTGAAGTTGTCTTTTGTATACACCAAAAGCCGACTTGGATGGCCCTCATCGCTTGATCCATATCCACATCATAGTCGACAAGCCTGGAATCTAGTATATTTTTAGCGTTGCCATTCTCGAACTCTTCGTATGCCCAAATTGAATACCGCTTTCCATTTGTTCGATTGGATACTTCGAAGTTCCTTTTCCCGCTTACTATCTCCAACAACACCATGCCGAAACTAAAAACATCAGATTTTGAAGTAATTGGAAGGTTGGCAATCCATTCTGGGGCTAAGTATCCCCGTGTACCTCTGACACTGGTAAGGGTGCGGTGCCTATGATCTTTCGGATTTATGAGCTTTGCAAGGCCGAAGTCAGAAACTTTAGCATTGTAACTATCATCTAAGAGAATGTTCTCTGGCTTCAAGTCACAATGCACAATACAATCCCGGCATTCCTCGTGAAGATAAGTAATTCCCCTTGCAATTCCAAGGGCAATATTGAACCGTTGCTCCCAGCTTAAGATTTTCTCCGATTGAACATCTGTACTAAAGAGGAAACTATCAAGCGAGCCATTTTTCATGAACTCGTACACTAAAAGCCTGTGTTTTCCTTCAGAGCAAAAACCTATTAATCTTACCAGATTCAAATGATGGGTGCTACTTATAGTAGCTACCTCCATTCTAAATTGTCTCTCGCCTTGTTCAATACCCTCAAGCTGCTTCACCGCAGCAACGGTTTTATTTGCAAGTATCCCTTTGTAAACTGCTCCAAAGCCTCCTTCCCCAAGTTTCTCCTTGAAATTTCTCGTTGCCTCCTGCAGCTCTTTATACGAAAACTGCACAGGCGCACCAGATGCGTACTCAAGAAGGGCATACTGGGCTGACAACCCTCCGAATTTAGGACTCTTTCTACAACAGCACCACCACACAATGCCCTCTATGATTATCAAACCTACAAGAGTCCCTAAAACCACCATTGCAACAACCCAACCTTCTAGCTTCTTCCTTTTTCCTCCTTCCTCGGTAAGAGGAGGAGGGTTTGGTACGATTGGATTACAAACCTTAACATACGAAGTGCTAGGAAGAGCAGCTGACTTATAGCCACTAACAAAATTCGAGGTCTTAATATAACACTGCCCTGAACCGTCAGCCAAAATAGTCGAAGCTACACAAGAACTTCCCGAAAGACAATTTCCCCTGCACGCCGATATACCCACATAGTAAACATCATTAGTAGTCTCAGGAGCATATGTTAAGAACTTAGTATTATCCATCTGCAACATTGCTGCACTGCCAGGACAATCCTTAACCTCTCTCTTTAACTTACATCCTTTTCTAAAATCATTGGGATCAACAAGATTGAAGTTTTCTGATGGGCATCCACAAACAGGGCCAACATCATTGTAACTACAAATTCCCATAATCCCACAATACCCAAAAACCTGACATTGATCACTAACAGCAGTCCATCTCACAAGGATATTCCCACTTCCTTTAGTAGAACTATAAATCCTTAAATTCCCATCATTCTCcaatcttaaaaaccttaaaatatcaCCAGATTCAGCATAATCACTTCCATAAGCCAAAGTTACAGAAGTAGTTAATTTATCATCATAAAGTGACAAAATCCCAATTGATTGAAGCCCTAATCTGGGGTTACTAATATTACTACTAACAGAATCATTCAAACCTAAACCCCAATACACAATATCATTATTCCATTGTAAAGTCAAGTTGCCAGTTTTCTTAAGAAAAAATGAGTACAACCCAGATGATAAAACCATCCCAACAGTAAAATTTTGTGATGGGACAATTGTATCAGTTGGGTGATCAAAAGTGGACCAAATAACAAAATTTGACCTATTTTTAAGTGAAAAATTACCAGAATCATCAAGAGTTGCATGTGAAACTCCAGAATTTGAAGTGTTTGATTGCCATAAAACAGTTCCAGCACCAGAAAGCAGCTGAAGATTGCCATTTGATAAGAGAGTGAAAGTAGCTCTAGAATCAACAGTGTTGGAAATTGACCAAATTGAAATAGAGTCATAATTAATGGACAAAGAAAAAGATGATGAATTTATAGAAATAAAACGGAGAGAAAAAGTATTGTTTGGAGAAGACCATGTTTGGTTAAGATTAGAAGCAGAAAGGGAAGAACCCAGCTGAATATTTGTTGTAGTTGAAAGAGTGAACAAAAAAGGTgagagaatgaaaaagaatgttGCAAAATAGGAGTAACAAGGATTGAATCTTGTCTGAATTTCTGACATTTTGTTGGGTATTTTTTGTTGATCGTTTTGGCCTTTGGGTATGTAAAAGCTATTAATGGTAATGGGGTGTCTGCAATGCGTTAAAAATGGAGTTTTAAACCTTAAGGCCCAAGGGTAGAAAACGGGGAAACGGCGTTGGCAATAGACCTTACTTTCAACTACTCCTACCTATTCATATTTCATAGTCATCCGGCCCTACTCGGTTATAACCGACACTAACTTGGTTCTAAACATTGAAATTGCGCTTCGTTCTTAATTTTACAGCTCGTTTAGTTACTGgtaataaattatgataatggaaataatttatagtgtaaaatttcattaaaatttttataatagttccattgtaatgaaactttgatcacaaaaattttttttgtttccagCTTTTCAGTACCACTTAATACCACATCTCCTAATGGTAATGAATTGGAATggattttatgaagaaaatgagatgattgaagttggacaagcatgagcATCAAGGTaaacaagagatttttcaactaaaattacattagtttttcatttccattaccatcgTTCATTACCATTTACCAAACAGACCGTTAGTGTCTTAAATCATGTGCTGAACATTGTTGTTTAGTATTATGTTATCTATTTAAAATTGGGTAAAATCGtgaaaattgtgttgtgttggATTGTTTATGTGTTGTGTCTATTATGTCTCATGTTGAATTGTGTCATGTTAAGTCATGTGGTAAGCAATGTTGTGTCTGTGTTGTTCTAGGGCGGCCCATGTGCCAACCGACCCACTTTAAATTACTCAATACACTAGTTTTATTTCGCATTTTGTTGAAACTAAAGATTATCAAAACGAGTTgttctaaatatttttttcatatagaatttttattattgaataaatatttttagttgaacTAAATTAAGTTTGTTAATtcttttttcaacattttttgttCTCCACATATTTCATACCgaactttatttttataattttttaatgtttatggtctatGCAAATAATATTTCGTTACCCTTATGTCATTATGTAGCTTTCACTTGGACGCTTTTGGAGTTTGATGTACATAATATTATCCTTGTTATTGATAACAAAGAGATTATATACGATAGACCTTATTAACAATCTTCatatactattttatataaataaaaaatacaccTGATTTAATTAGTTGTTTTTCTATATTTCATAATATGAAATCAAATAACTATGACTTTTTAACCCCATTGATTATTGAAATAAGAGACAACTAAGATCTCAAATATTtcacaaaattttattttaacttttttaataattgtaatCCCTACTTagcttttgttttattattctattaagtattaacaattaataaaaaataaacttattcaACTAATTACTCCTAGTATAGCGAAATtagaaataaagataaaaaaatatactttttttgtCCCTCTAGATtgctaataatattaataataatattttatta
This genomic window contains:
- the LOC130809889 gene encoding G-type lectin S-receptor-like serine/threonine-protein kinase At1g34300, which encodes MSEIQTRFNPCYSYFATFFFILSPFLFTLSTTTNIQLGSSLSASNLNQTWSSPNNTFSLRFISINSSSFSLSINYDSISIWSISNTVDSRATFTLLSNGNLQLLSGAGTVLWQSNTSNSGVSHATLDDSGNFSLKNRSNFVIWSTFDHPTDTIVPSQNFTVGMVLSSGLYSFFLKKTGNLTLQWNNDIVYWGLGLNDSVSSNISNPRLGLQSIGILSLYDDKLTTSVTLAYGSDYAESGDILRFLRLENDGNLRIYSSTKGSGNILVRWTAVSDQCQVFGYCGIMGICSYNDVGPVCGCPSENFNLVDPNDFRKGCKLKREVKDCPGSAAMLQMDNTKFLTYAPETTNDVYYVGISACRGNCLSGSSCVASTILADGSGQCYIKTSNFVSGYKSAALPSTSYVKVCNPIVPNPPPLTEEGGKRKKLEGWVVAMVVLGTLVGLIIIEGIVWWCCCRKSPKFGGLSAQYALLEYASGAPVQFSYKELQEATRNFKEKLGEGGFGAVYKGILANKTVAAVKQLEGIEQGERQFRMEVATISSTHHLNLVRLIGFCSEGKHRLLVYEFMKNGSLDSFLFSTDVQSEKILSWEQRFNIALGIARGITYLHEECRDCIVHCDLKPENILLDDSYNAKVSDFGLAKLINPKDHRHRTLTSVRGTRGYLAPEWIANLPITSKSDVFSFGMVLLEIVSGKRNFEVSNRTNGKRYSIWAYEEFENGNAKNILDSRLVDYDVDMDQAMRAIQVGFWCIQKTTSLRPMMGKVVQMLEGIIEIEKPPMPNIASEGSISGTSLNTSGPGPSSSSSLQATPLTQPSINMERPTFSHIQRDSTSFSTTE